A window from Citrus sinensis cultivar Valencia sweet orange chromosome 3, DVS_A1.0, whole genome shotgun sequence encodes these proteins:
- the LOC102617365 gene encoding endonuclease III homolog 1, chloroplastic-like isoform X1, whose protein sequence is MSHILLKMPNSRFYSKRLLQPNADFSTSPPNPELRVFVRRKRQKNALQISKEDPKNEAPIEHKSCGLPDIEEFAYIEAKGSALSRKLKSTQDTPVVGTEVASLNGVRGEPPANWERVLEGIRKMRTSEDAPVDSMGCEKAGSSLPPRERRFAVLISSLLSSQTKDNVTHGAIQRLLQNGLLTAEAIDKADEATMKDLIYPVGFYTRKASNMKKIAQICLTKYDGDIPSSLDELLLLPGIGPKMAHLVMNVGWNNVQGICVDTHVHRICNRLGWVSQPGRKQKTSSPEQTREVLQLWLPKEEWVPINPLLVGFGQTICTPIRPRCGMCSVSELCPSAFKESSSPSSKSKKSAQK, encoded by the exons ATGTCTCATATTCTACTAAAAATGCCAAATTCAAGATTTTATTCCAAACGCCTTCTTCAACCCAATGCTGATTTCTCCACGTCACCGCCAAACCCAG AGCTTCGTGTTTTTGTGAGGAGAAAGAGGCAGAAAAATGCTCTGCAAATATCAAAAGAAGATCCCAAAAATGAAGCACCCATTGAACACAAA TCATGTGGCCTACCTGACATTGAAGAGTTTGCATACATAGAGGCTAAGGGATCTGCCCTTTCAA GAAAATTGAAATCCACCCAAGATACGCCTGTTGTGGGAACTGAAGTTGCCTCTCTGAATGGAGTGAGAG gtGAACCACCTGCCAATTGGGAAAGAGTTCTTGAGGGAATTCGCAAAATGAGGACTTCAGAGGATGCACCAGTAGACTCTATGGGATGTGAGAAAGCTGGCAGTTCTCTTCCTCCTAGG GAGAGAAGGTTTGCGGTGTTAATATCTTCACTTCTATCAAGTCAAACAAAGGATAATGTTACTCATG GAGCAATACAGCGTCTCCTTCAAAATGGTCTGCTTACTGCTGAAGCCATTGATAAAGCAGATGAAGCAACCATGAAGGATTTGATTTACCCG GTTGGATTTTATACAAGAAAGGCTAgtaatatgaagaaaattgcTCAAATTTGTCTCACAAAGTATGATGGGGACATACCTAGCTCATTGGACGAGTTGCTTTTGCTTCCAGGGATAGGCCCTAAGATGGCTCATTTG GTCATGAATGTTGGATGGAACAATGTTCAGGGGATATGTGTAGATACTCATGTGCATCGCATATGCAATCGCCTTGGATGGGTATCTCAGCCAGGCAGAAAACAG AAAACTTCATCCCCAGAGCAAACAAGAGAAGTGCTGCAACTTTGGCTTCCGAAGGAGGAATGGGTTCCCATTAACCCTCTCTTG GTGGGATTTGGACAAACAATATGTACCCCAATCAGACCTCGCTGCGGGATGTGCAGTGTGAGCGAGCTCTGCCCTTCCGCATTCAAGGAGAGCTCCAGTCCATCATCTAAGTCGAAGAAGTCCGCTCAGAAATAG
- the LOC102616863 gene encoding endonuclease III homolog 1, chloroplastic-like isoform X3, giving the protein MDLSFPERRFAVLLSALLSSLTKDKVADGALQRLLQNGLHTAEAIDKADEATIKDLIYPVAFYTRKASNMKKIAKICLTKYDGDIPSSLDELLALPGIGPKMANMVMTLGWFNVQGICVDTHVHRICNRLGWVTQPGTKQKTSSPEQTREALQRWLPKEEWVRINPLLVGFGQTICTPLRPRCGMCTVSEYCPSAFKESSTSSSKSKKSGKR; this is encoded by the exons ATGGATCTGTCGTTTCCA GAGAGAAGGTTTGCAGTGCTGTTATCTGCTCTTCTATCGAGTTTAACCAAGGATAAGGTTGCTGATG GAGCATTACAGCGTCTCCTTCAAAATGGTCTGCATACTGCTGAAGCCATTGATAAAGCAGATGAGGCAACCATCAAGGACTTGATTTACCCG GTTGCATTTTATACAAGAAAGGCTAgtaatatgaagaaaattgcCAAAATTTGTCTCACAAAGTATGATGGGGACATACCTAGCTCATTGGACGAGTTGCTCGCACTTCCAGGGATAGGTCCTAAGATGGCTAATATG GTCATGACTCTTGGATGGTTCAATGTTCAAGGAATATGCGTAGATACTCATGTGCACCGCATATGCAATCGCCTTGGATGGGTAACTCAGCCAGGCACAAAACAG AAAACTTCATCTCCAGAGCAAACAAGAGAGGCGCTGCAACGTTGGCTTCCAAAGGAAGAATGGGTTCGCATTAACCCTCTTTTG GTGGGATTCGGCCAAACAATATGTACTCCTCTTAGACCTCGCTGTGGAATGTGCACTGTGAGTGAGTACTGCCCATCTGCATTCAAGGAGAGCTCAACTTCATCGTCTAAGTCGAAGAAGTCTGGTAAGAGGTAG
- the LOC102617940 gene encoding gamma-secretase subunit APH1-like isoform X1: MTVAAGIGYALIALGPSLSLFVAVISKKPFLILTVLSSTLLWLISLIVLSGIWRAFLPLKSTTWWPFALLIISSVGFQEGLRVLFWKVYKRLEDTLDAFADRVGKPRLFLTDKMQIALAGGLGHGVAHAVFFCLSLLTPAFGPATFYVDRCPQMPFFLISAIIALAFVTIHTFSMVIAFNGYAEGNTTDQYFVPVVHLVAGMVTLVNFASGGCVVGIPLLYILASLILLHCGKMVWRRLTAS; this comes from the exons ATGACAGTAGCGGCAGGGATCGGGTACGCGTTGATAGCGCTGGGGCCGTCTCTTTCTCTATTCGTCGCCGTCATCTCCAAAAAGCCTTTCTTGATCCTCACTGTCCTTTCTAG TACATTGTTATGGCTTATAAGTCTGATTGTGCTGTCGGGGATATGGAGGGCTTTTCTTCCTCTAAAATCAACCACCTGGTGGCCATTTGCACTACTTATAATTTCATCTGTCGGATTCCAAGAAGGGCTTCGTGTTCTTTTCTGGAAAGTTTACAA GAGGTTAGAAGACACGTTGGATGCTTTTGCTGACAGAGTTGGAAAACCACGCTTATTTCTGACTGATAAGATGCAAATTGCTCTTG CTGGTGGATTAGGCCATGGTGTGGCCCATGCTGTGTTTTTTTGTCTTAGCCTGTTAACTCCAGCATTTGGTCCAGCTACATTTTATGTTGACAGATGCCCCCAGATGcccttttttcttatttctg CAATCATTGCTCTTGCATTTGTTACAATTCACACTTTCTCAATGGTCATTGCATTTAATGGGTATGCTGAAGGGAATACAACGGACCAGTATTTTGTTCCTGTTGTTCATCTTGTGGCCGGAATGGTG ACATTGGTAAATTTTGCATCTGGTGGTTGTGTCGTTGGGATTCCTCTGCTCTATATCCTGGCAAGCTTGATCCTGTTACACTGTGGGAAAATGGTGTGGAGAAGATTAACAGCAAGCTGA
- the LOC102617940 gene encoding gamma-secretase subunit APH1-like isoform X2, whose translation MTVAAGIGYALIALGPSLSLFVAVISKKPFLILTVLSSTLLWLISLIVLSGIWRAFLPLKSTTWWPFALLIISSVGFQEGLRVLFWKVYKRLEDTLDAFADRVGKPRLFLTDKMQIALAGGLGHGVAHAVFFCLSLLTPAFGPATFYVDRCPQMPFFLISDIGKFCIWWLCRWDSSALYPGKLDPVTLWENGVEKINSKLKQAG comes from the exons ATGACAGTAGCGGCAGGGATCGGGTACGCGTTGATAGCGCTGGGGCCGTCTCTTTCTCTATTCGTCGCCGTCATCTCCAAAAAGCCTTTCTTGATCCTCACTGTCCTTTCTAG TACATTGTTATGGCTTATAAGTCTGATTGTGCTGTCGGGGATATGGAGGGCTTTTCTTCCTCTAAAATCAACCACCTGGTGGCCATTTGCACTACTTATAATTTCATCTGTCGGATTCCAAGAAGGGCTTCGTGTTCTTTTCTGGAAAGTTTACAA GAGGTTAGAAGACACGTTGGATGCTTTTGCTGACAGAGTTGGAAAACCACGCTTATTTCTGACTGATAAGATGCAAATTGCTCTTG CTGGTGGATTAGGCCATGGTGTGGCCCATGCTGTGTTTTTTTGTCTTAGCCTGTTAACTCCAGCATTTGGTCCAGCTACATTTTATGTTGACAGATGCCCCCAGATGcccttttttcttatttctg ACATTGGTAAATTTTGCATCTGGTGGTTGTGTCGTTGGGATTCCTCTGCTCTATATCCTGGCAAGCTTGATCCTGTTACACTGTGGGAAAATGGTGTGGAGAAGATTAACAGCAAGCTGAAGCAGGCAGGGTAA
- the LOC102617365 gene encoding endonuclease III homolog 1, chloroplastic-like isoform X2, whose amino-acid sequence MSHILLKMPNSRFYSKRLLQPNADFSTSPPNPELRVFVRRKRQKNALQISKEDPKNEAPIEHKSCGLPDIEEFAYIEAKGSALSRKLKSTQDTPVVGTEVASLNGVRGEPPANWERVLEGIRKMRTSEDAPVDSMGCEKAGSSLPPRERRFAVLISSLLSSQTKDNVTHGAIQRLLQNGLLTAEAIDKADEATMKDLIYPVGFYTRKASNMKKIAQICLTKYDGDIPSSLDELLLLPGIGPKMAHLVMNVGWNNVQGICVDTHVHRICNRLGWVSQPGRKQKTSSPEQTREVLQLWLPKEEWVPINPLLQSILQTRKFLVTDGIH is encoded by the exons ATGTCTCATATTCTACTAAAAATGCCAAATTCAAGATTTTATTCCAAACGCCTTCTTCAACCCAATGCTGATTTCTCCACGTCACCGCCAAACCCAG AGCTTCGTGTTTTTGTGAGGAGAAAGAGGCAGAAAAATGCTCTGCAAATATCAAAAGAAGATCCCAAAAATGAAGCACCCATTGAACACAAA TCATGTGGCCTACCTGACATTGAAGAGTTTGCATACATAGAGGCTAAGGGATCTGCCCTTTCAA GAAAATTGAAATCCACCCAAGATACGCCTGTTGTGGGAACTGAAGTTGCCTCTCTGAATGGAGTGAGAG gtGAACCACCTGCCAATTGGGAAAGAGTTCTTGAGGGAATTCGCAAAATGAGGACTTCAGAGGATGCACCAGTAGACTCTATGGGATGTGAGAAAGCTGGCAGTTCTCTTCCTCCTAGG GAGAGAAGGTTTGCGGTGTTAATATCTTCACTTCTATCAAGTCAAACAAAGGATAATGTTACTCATG GAGCAATACAGCGTCTCCTTCAAAATGGTCTGCTTACTGCTGAAGCCATTGATAAAGCAGATGAAGCAACCATGAAGGATTTGATTTACCCG GTTGGATTTTATACAAGAAAGGCTAgtaatatgaagaaaattgcTCAAATTTGTCTCACAAAGTATGATGGGGACATACCTAGCTCATTGGACGAGTTGCTTTTGCTTCCAGGGATAGGCCCTAAGATGGCTCATTTG GTCATGAATGTTGGATGGAACAATGTTCAGGGGATATGTGTAGATACTCATGTGCATCGCATATGCAATCGCCTTGGATGGGTATCTCAGCCAGGCAGAAAACAG AAAACTTCATCCCCAGAGCAAACAAGAGAAGTGCTGCAACTTTGGCTTCCGAAGGAGGAATGGGTTCCCATTAACCCTCTCTTG CAATCTATATTGCAAACACGCAAATTCCTTGTTACAGATGGAATTCATTGA
- the LOC102618219 gene encoding uncharacterized protein LOC102618219 encodes MRAPSLLAQCLPGLAPQDRGNHSMSSTISEKDAHLPCPAVEILPSKVAHLYKYAGDNVDLQAISMFKGKVSVADIIGFTGSEMISSKPDGFLKCWESSIDLVNVLKHEIRDGQLSFRGKRVLELSCGYGLPGIFACLKGAGTVHFQDLSAETIRCTTVPNVLANLEQARERQSRQPESSLTPSRQTLAPSVHFYAGDWEELPTVLSVVRNDVSEVTTGMSLSFSEEDFMDGCSSQDGSIIGQDSSSRRSRKLSGSRAWERASEADQGEGGYDVILLTEIPYSVTSLKKLYLLIKKCLRPPYGVVYLATKKNYVGFNNAARHLRSLVDEEGIFGAHLIKEMTDRDIWKFFLK; translated from the exons ATGCGTGCACCATCATTGCTCGCACAATGCTTGCCAGGCTTGGCACCTCAAGACCGGGGAAATCATAGCATGTCTTCAACCATTTCAGAAAAGGATGCGCATCTCCCTTGTCCAGCTGTTGAAATTCTTCCTTCAAAG GTCGCTCACCTATATAAATATGCTGGAGATAATGTAGACTTGCAAGCGATTAGTATGTTCAAG GGAAAAGTTAGTGTCGCTGATATTATTGGGTTTACGGGTTCCGAAATGATATCCTCAAAACCTGATG GGTTTCTGAAATGTTGGGAAAGCTCTATTGATCTTGTTAATGTTCTTAAGCATGAGATTCGTGATGGACAACTGAGCTTTAGAGGCAAAAGGGTACTCGAG TTGAGTTGTGGCTATGGACTTCCTGGGATTTTTGCTTGCCTGAAG gGTGCTGGTACGGTACACTTTCAAGATCTCAGTGCAGAAACAATAAGGTGCACAACTGTACCAAATGTCCTTGCCAATCTTGAGCAAGCTCGGGAGAGGCAGAGCCGACAACCAGAGAGTTCCCTGACGCCATCAAGGCAAACTCTGGCACCATCAGTGCACTTCTACGCTGGTGATTGGGAAGAACTACCCACAGTTTTATCTGTTGTGAGGAACGATGTTTCTGAAGTCACAACAGGGATGAGCCTGAGCTTCTCTGAGGAGGATTTCATGGATGGGTGTAGTAGCCAAGATGGAAGCATCATCGGACAGGACTCCTCCTCAAGACGCTCAAGGAAGCTTTCTGGAAGCCGGGCATGGGAGAGGGCTAGCGAGGCAGATCAGGGTGAAGGTGGTTATGATGTTATTTTGTTGACAGAGATCCCATATTCAGTGACCTCAttgaagaaattatatttactaattaaaaag TGTTTGAGGCCTCCATATGGAGTAGTATACTTAGCAACAAAGAAGAATTATGTCGGTTTCAATAACGCAGCACGGCACCTGAGGAGTCTGGTTGACGAGGAAGGCATTTTTGGAGCCCATTTAATTAAGGAGATGACTGATAGAGATATTTGGAAGTTCTTTCTGAAGTGA
- the LOC102617365 gene encoding endonuclease III homolog 1, chloroplastic-like isoform X3 codes for MSHILLKMPNSRFYSKRLLQPNADFSTSPPNPELRVFVRRKRQKNALQISKEDPKNEAPIEHKSCGLPDIEEFAYIEAKGSALSRKLKSTQDTPVVGTEVASLNGVRGEPPANWERVLEGIRKMRTSEDAPVDSMGCEKAGSSLPPRERRFAVLISSLLSSQTKDNVTHGAIQRLLQNGLLTAEAIDKADEATMKDLIYPVGFYTRKASNMKKIAQICLTKYDGDIPSSLDELLLLPGIGPKMAHLVMNVGWNNVQGICVDTHVHRICNRLGWVSQPGRKQKTSSPEQTREVLQLWLPKEEWVPINPLLMEFIDWNMHFK; via the exons ATGTCTCATATTCTACTAAAAATGCCAAATTCAAGATTTTATTCCAAACGCCTTCTTCAACCCAATGCTGATTTCTCCACGTCACCGCCAAACCCAG AGCTTCGTGTTTTTGTGAGGAGAAAGAGGCAGAAAAATGCTCTGCAAATATCAAAAGAAGATCCCAAAAATGAAGCACCCATTGAACACAAA TCATGTGGCCTACCTGACATTGAAGAGTTTGCATACATAGAGGCTAAGGGATCTGCCCTTTCAA GAAAATTGAAATCCACCCAAGATACGCCTGTTGTGGGAACTGAAGTTGCCTCTCTGAATGGAGTGAGAG gtGAACCACCTGCCAATTGGGAAAGAGTTCTTGAGGGAATTCGCAAAATGAGGACTTCAGAGGATGCACCAGTAGACTCTATGGGATGTGAGAAAGCTGGCAGTTCTCTTCCTCCTAGG GAGAGAAGGTTTGCGGTGTTAATATCTTCACTTCTATCAAGTCAAACAAAGGATAATGTTACTCATG GAGCAATACAGCGTCTCCTTCAAAATGGTCTGCTTACTGCTGAAGCCATTGATAAAGCAGATGAAGCAACCATGAAGGATTTGATTTACCCG GTTGGATTTTATACAAGAAAGGCTAgtaatatgaagaaaattgcTCAAATTTGTCTCACAAAGTATGATGGGGACATACCTAGCTCATTGGACGAGTTGCTTTTGCTTCCAGGGATAGGCCCTAAGATGGCTCATTTG GTCATGAATGTTGGATGGAACAATGTTCAGGGGATATGTGTAGATACTCATGTGCATCGCATATGCAATCGCCTTGGATGGGTATCTCAGCCAGGCAGAAAACAG AAAACTTCATCCCCAGAGCAAACAAGAGAAGTGCTGCAACTTTGGCTTCCGAAGGAGGAATGGGTTCCCATTAACCCTCTCTTG ATGGAATTCATTGACTGGAATATGCACTTTAAATAG
- the LOC102616863 gene encoding endonuclease III homolog 1, chloroplastic-like isoform X1, which produces MSACIAFKKKKKKKKKTWKTNVWCSICGVVLIPRSLATVISKCKIRAGVKTRIFPKIETWMYRTLLRMQITRSFTKKSILQQGQVQPGADLSTSPPNPAPEPRVSAGRKRQKNNALKISKEETKNVLPFEHKPSGLPDIEELAYNKANGSVVSSEPPANWEKVLEGIRKMKTLEPVYSLGVDETDSSLPPKERRFAVLLSALLSSLTKDKVADGALQRLLQNGLHTAEAIDKADEATIKDLIYPVAFYTRKASNMKKIAKICLTKYDGDIPSSLDELLALPGIGPKMANMVMTLGWFNVQGICVDTHVHRICNRLGWVTQPGTKQKTSSPEQTREALQRWLPKEEWVRINPLLVGFGQTICTPLRPRCGMCTVSEYCPSAFKESSTSSSKSKKSGKR; this is translated from the exons ATGTCTGCATGCAttgcctttaaaaaaaaaaaaaaaaaaaaaaaaaaaacttggaaGACAAATGTGTGGTGTTCGATATGTGGTGTGGTGTTGATTCCACGTTCACTCGCAACAGTTATTTCAAAATGTAAGATACGGGCCGGTGTTAAAACACGGATCTTTCCAAAAATAGAAACCTGGATGTATCGTACTCTGCTAAGAATGCAAATTACAAGatcttttactaaaaaaagCATTCTTCAGCAAGGTCAAGTTCAACCGGGCGCTGATTTGTCCACGTCACCACCAAACCCAGCCCCAG AGCCTCGTGTTTCTGCGGGGAGAAAGAGGCAGAAAAATAATGCTTTGAAGATATCGAAAGAAGAGACGAAAAATGTACTACCCTTTGAACATAAA CCATCTGGACTACCTGACATAGAAGAGTTAGCTTACAATAAGGCTAATGGATCTGTCGTTTCCA GTGAACCACCAGCCAATTGGGAAAAAGTTCTTGAGGGAATTCGTAAAATGAAGACTTTAGAACCAGTATACTCTTTGGGTGTTGATGAAACCGACAGTTCTCTTCCTCCTAAG GAGAGAAGGTTTGCAGTGCTGTTATCTGCTCTTCTATCGAGTTTAACCAAGGATAAGGTTGCTGATG GAGCATTACAGCGTCTCCTTCAAAATGGTCTGCATACTGCTGAAGCCATTGATAAAGCAGATGAGGCAACCATCAAGGACTTGATTTACCCG GTTGCATTTTATACAAGAAAGGCTAgtaatatgaagaaaattgcCAAAATTTGTCTCACAAAGTATGATGGGGACATACCTAGCTCATTGGACGAGTTGCTCGCACTTCCAGGGATAGGTCCTAAGATGGCTAATATG GTCATGACTCTTGGATGGTTCAATGTTCAAGGAATATGCGTAGATACTCATGTGCACCGCATATGCAATCGCCTTGGATGGGTAACTCAGCCAGGCACAAAACAG AAAACTTCATCTCCAGAGCAAACAAGAGAGGCGCTGCAACGTTGGCTTCCAAAGGAAGAATGGGTTCGCATTAACCCTCTTTTG GTGGGATTCGGCCAAACAATATGTACTCCTCTTAGACCTCGCTGTGGAATGTGCACTGTGAGTGAGTACTGCCCATCTGCATTCAAGGAGAGCTCAACTTCATCGTCTAAGTCGAAGAAGTCTGGTAAGAGGTAG
- the LOC102616863 gene encoding endonuclease III homolog 1, chloroplastic-like isoform X2, giving the protein MSACIAFKKKKKKKKKTWKTNVWCSICGVVLIPRSLATVISKCKIRAGVKTRIFPKIETWMYRTLLRMQITRSFTKKSILQQGQVQPGADLSTSPPNPAPEPRVSAGRKRQKNNALKISKEETKNPSGLPDIEELAYNKANGSVVSSEPPANWEKVLEGIRKMKTLEPVYSLGVDETDSSLPPKERRFAVLLSALLSSLTKDKVADGALQRLLQNGLHTAEAIDKADEATIKDLIYPVAFYTRKASNMKKIAKICLTKYDGDIPSSLDELLALPGIGPKMANMVMTLGWFNVQGICVDTHVHRICNRLGWVTQPGTKQKTSSPEQTREALQRWLPKEEWVRINPLLVGFGQTICTPLRPRCGMCTVSEYCPSAFKESSTSSSKSKKSGKR; this is encoded by the exons ATGTCTGCATGCAttgcctttaaaaaaaaaaaaaaaaaaaaaaaaaaaacttggaaGACAAATGTGTGGTGTTCGATATGTGGTGTGGTGTTGATTCCACGTTCACTCGCAACAGTTATTTCAAAATGTAAGATACGGGCCGGTGTTAAAACACGGATCTTTCCAAAAATAGAAACCTGGATGTATCGTACTCTGCTAAGAATGCAAATTACAAGatcttttactaaaaaaagCATTCTTCAGCAAGGTCAAGTTCAACCGGGCGCTGATTTGTCCACGTCACCACCAAACCCAGCCCCAG AGCCTCGTGTTTCTGCGGGGAGAAAGAGGCAGAAAAATAATGCTTTGAAGATATCGAAAGAAGAGACGAAAAAT CCATCTGGACTACCTGACATAGAAGAGTTAGCTTACAATAAGGCTAATGGATCTGTCGTTTCCA GTGAACCACCAGCCAATTGGGAAAAAGTTCTTGAGGGAATTCGTAAAATGAAGACTTTAGAACCAGTATACTCTTTGGGTGTTGATGAAACCGACAGTTCTCTTCCTCCTAAG GAGAGAAGGTTTGCAGTGCTGTTATCTGCTCTTCTATCGAGTTTAACCAAGGATAAGGTTGCTGATG GAGCATTACAGCGTCTCCTTCAAAATGGTCTGCATACTGCTGAAGCCATTGATAAAGCAGATGAGGCAACCATCAAGGACTTGATTTACCCG GTTGCATTTTATACAAGAAAGGCTAgtaatatgaagaaaattgcCAAAATTTGTCTCACAAAGTATGATGGGGACATACCTAGCTCATTGGACGAGTTGCTCGCACTTCCAGGGATAGGTCCTAAGATGGCTAATATG GTCATGACTCTTGGATGGTTCAATGTTCAAGGAATATGCGTAGATACTCATGTGCACCGCATATGCAATCGCCTTGGATGGGTAACTCAGCCAGGCACAAAACAG AAAACTTCATCTCCAGAGCAAACAAGAGAGGCGCTGCAACGTTGGCTTCCAAAGGAAGAATGGGTTCGCATTAACCCTCTTTTG GTGGGATTCGGCCAAACAATATGTACTCCTCTTAGACCTCGCTGTGGAATGTGCACTGTGAGTGAGTACTGCCCATCTGCATTCAAGGAGAGCTCAACTTCATCGTCTAAGTCGAAGAAGTCTGGTAAGAGGTAG
- the LOC102617661 gene encoding protein farnesyltransferase/geranylgeranyltransferase type-1 subunit alpha has translation MESDEGDEQQQEAERLPLSQRPEWSDVTPIPQDDGPNPVVPIAYKPEFSETMSYFRAVYYSNERSSRSFQLTKEAICLNPGNYTVWHFRRQIIETLHADLQDELAFVGRIAKSNSKNYQLWHHRRWVAEKLGTGAVNKELQFTKKMLSLDAKNYHAWSHRQWVLQALGGWEDELDYCQMLLGEDIFNNSAWNQRYFVVTRSPLLGGLIAMRDSEVNFTIEAILGNPENESPWRYLRGLYKDDTESWINDPRMSSVCLKVLSTKSNYVFALSTLLDLICHGFWPSEEFREAINALNTPDSGPLDSDLGRAICRVLECVDPLRCNYWLWRKSKLPLTVSSQ, from the exons ATGGAATCAGACGAAGGGGACGAGCAGCAGCAGGAGGCGGAGAGATTGCCACTGAGTCAAAGACCCGAGTGGTCTGACGTCACTCCAATACCACAAGACGATGGCCCGAATCCAGTGGTCCCGATCGCATACAAACCAGAATTCAGCGAAACCATGAGCTACTTCCGCGCCGTCTATTACTCCAACGAGCGATCGTCTCGCTCCTTTCAACTCACCAAAGAAGCCATCTGCCTTAACCCCGGCAACTACACT GTATGGCATTTCAGGCGCCAAATAATTGAGACGCTTCATGCCGACCTGCAAGATGAACTGGCTTTTGTTGGCCGCATTGCCAAGAGTAACTCCAAAAATTATCAGTTATG GCATCATAGAAGGTGGGTTGCTGAGAAATTGGGAACTGGTGCAGTGAACAAGGAACTTCAGTTCACCAAGAAGATGCTTTCTCTTGATGCTAAAAATTATCATGCCTGGTCCCATAGGCAG TGGGTACTTCAGGCATTAGGAGGGTGGGAAGATGAGCTTGACTATTGTCAGATGCTCCTTGGAGaagatatatttaataattctgCATGGAATCAG AGATACTTTGTAGTAACCAGATCTCCCTTACTTGGAGGCCTAATAGCAATGAGAGATTCTGAAGTTAATTTTACCATTGAAGCAATTTTGGGTAACCCCGAGAATGAGAGTCCTTGGAGATACCTTCGAGGCCTTTACAAAGATGACACCGAGTCTTGGATTAATGATCCTAGGATGTCCTCGGTGTGTTTGAAAGTTTTGAGTACCAAAAGCAACTATGTTTTTGCTCTGAGCACACTTTTAGATCTTATTTGCCATGGTTTTTGGCCAAGTGAAGAGTTCAGAGAAGCAATAAATGCTTTGAATACTCCAGACTCAGGACCACTGGATTCGGACTTGGGGAGGGCTATTTGTCGAGTTTTAGAGTGTGTTGATCCACTAAGATGTAACTATTGGTTGTGGCGCAAGAGCAAGCTTCCTCTGACTGTCTCGAGTCAATAA